One region of Micromonospora lupini genomic DNA includes:
- a CDS encoding cellulase family glycosylhydrolase gives MFRPKALGGALTALATVAAGVFIAAAVSTTPASAAGTGTGYLHTNGSQIVDSTGATVRLTGINWFGMETDNKTFHGLWSSNPWRGQLDTMARLGYNTLRVPYSNDALKAGATATGINDFVNPDLVGLSPLQILDKVIAYAGSKGMRIILDRHRPTSAGQSPLWYTSTVSEATWINDWKMLAQRYAGNPTVIGADLHNEPHAEGTNPAATGACWGCGDTARDWRLAAERAGNAILGVQPNWLIFVEGVSCPSGGLSNVWDNDPSNDEDCGWWGGNLSKAGQFPVRLNVANRLVYSPHEYATSVYRQTWFDAPDYPANMPAIWDKYFGYLYKQNIAPIMMGEFGSTLADPKDRVWLEKLMAYTGTGVTGMSFTYWSWNPNSGDTGGIALDDWTNINTTKQAILQPYLIAPAGGGPTGGPTTGGPTGGPTGGPTTPPPGACTTTYRQVNAWQGGFQGEVTVKNTGSAAVNPWSVTWTWPSGVTLGSGWNATVTQSGTTVTAAAPSHAPSLAAGASVTVGFTANGTASTPATVKLNGAGC, from the coding sequence ATGTTCCGTCCCAAAGCTCTCGGCGGTGCGCTGACCGCGCTCGCCACCGTCGCGGCCGGCGTGTTCATCGCCGCCGCCGTCAGCACCACCCCGGCCTCCGCCGCGGGCACCGGCACCGGTTATCTGCACACGAACGGCAGTCAGATCGTGGACAGCACCGGCGCCACGGTCCGGTTGACAGGCATCAACTGGTTCGGCATGGAGACCGACAACAAGACCTTCCACGGGCTCTGGTCGAGCAACCCGTGGCGGGGGCAGCTCGACACGATGGCCCGGCTGGGCTACAACACGTTGCGGGTGCCGTACTCGAACGACGCGCTGAAGGCGGGCGCGACCGCCACCGGGATCAACGACTTCGTCAACCCGGACCTGGTCGGGCTCTCACCGTTGCAGATCCTGGACAAGGTGATCGCCTATGCCGGCAGCAAGGGCATGCGGATCATCCTGGACCGGCACCGGCCGACGTCGGCCGGGCAGTCGCCGCTCTGGTACACATCGACGGTCTCCGAGGCGACCTGGATCAACGACTGGAAGATGCTCGCCCAGCGGTACGCGGGCAATCCCACGGTGATCGGCGCGGACCTGCACAACGAGCCGCACGCCGAGGGCACCAACCCGGCGGCCACCGGCGCGTGCTGGGGCTGTGGCGACACCGCGCGGGACTGGCGGCTCGCCGCCGAGCGGGCCGGCAACGCGATCCTCGGTGTCCAGCCCAACTGGTTGATCTTCGTGGAGGGGGTGAGCTGCCCCAGCGGTGGTCTCTCCAACGTGTGGGACAACGATCCGAGCAACGACGAGGACTGCGGCTGGTGGGGCGGCAACCTGTCGAAGGCCGGCCAGTTCCCGGTGCGGCTGAACGTGGCGAACCGGCTGGTCTACTCGCCGCACGAGTACGCCACGTCGGTGTACCGGCAGACCTGGTTCGACGCCCCGGACTACCCGGCGAACATGCCGGCCATCTGGGACAAGTACTTCGGTTACCTCTACAAGCAGAACATCGCCCCGATCATGATGGGTGAGTTCGGAAGCACCCTGGCCGACCCGAAGGACCGGGTGTGGCTGGAGAAGTTGATGGCGTACACCGGCACCGGGGTCACCGGGATGTCGTTCACCTACTGGTCGTGGAACCCCAACTCGGGTGACACAGGTGGCATCGCGCTTGACGACTGGACGAACATCAACACCACCAAGCAGGCGATCCTCCAGCCGTACCTGATCGCGCCGGCCGGCGGCGGGCCCACGGGCGGACCGACGACCGGCGGACCCACTGGCGGGCCGACAGGTGGACCGACGACGCCGCCCCCGGGCGCCTGCACGACCACCTACCGGCAGGTGAACGCCTGGCAGGGCGGCTTCCAGGGCGAGGTGACAGTGAAGAACACCGGCTCGGCCGCGGTGAACCCGTGGTCGGTGACCTGGACCTGGCCGTCCGGGGTGACCCTGGGCAGTGGCTGGAACGCCACAGTGACCCAGTCGGGCACGACCGTCACCGCCGCCGCGCCGAGCCACGCGCCGTCGTTGGCGGCGGGGGCCTCGGTCACCGTGGGCTTCACCGCCAACGGCACTGCCAGCACCCCGGCGACCGTGAAGCTCAACGGCGCCGGCTGCTGA
- a CDS encoding pectate lyase family protein, with protein sequence MRTPQRRMTLLATTAAATAALVTGGLLTAVSAQAAAGCRVAYSVASQWPGGFTGNVTVTNLGDPVSGWTLRWSYGAGQQVSQAWGATATQSGAQVSATNVDYNGTLATNGSASFGFNASWNNSSNPDPTSFTLNNVACTGGTTTPTTPSTPGTSGTPGTPGTPTTPPVPSDPPPSVPPPTGLVGWATQNGGTTGGGGAPTTTVSNASALTSALNATGAAVIRVSGTISCSGMLRVRSNKTILGNSGATIVGCGLNVSGDRNVIIRNLTFRDWNDDAINVQESATNIWIDHNTFSNGYDGAVDIKRGSDFVTVSWNRVFNHDKTMLLGHSDDNGAQDTGHLRVTYHHNWFDGSRQRNPRVRFGNPVHVYNNYYRANGGYGVASTENAGVLVEGNYFENVSDTYHLGEADSGPGRLVARNNHFVNSPAGQTGGSVASIPYSYQLDTASTVKSIVTAGAGAGRITV encoded by the coding sequence ATGCGCACACCACAGCGTCGGATGACGCTGCTCGCCACCACCGCCGCCGCCACCGCAGCACTGGTCACCGGCGGGCTCCTGACCGCCGTCTCGGCGCAGGCGGCCGCCGGCTGTCGGGTCGCCTACTCGGTCGCCAGCCAGTGGCCGGGCGGGTTCACCGGCAACGTCACGGTCACCAACCTCGGCGACCCGGTCTCCGGGTGGACGCTGCGCTGGTCGTACGGGGCCGGGCAGCAGGTCAGCCAGGCGTGGGGCGCCACCGCCACACAGAGCGGCGCCCAGGTCTCCGCCACCAACGTCGACTACAACGGCACCCTGGCCACCAACGGCAGCGCCTCGTTCGGGTTCAACGCGAGCTGGAACAACTCCAGCAACCCGGACCCGACAAGCTTCACCCTGAACAACGTCGCCTGCACCGGCGGCACCACCACCCCGACCACGCCGAGCACCCCGGGCACGTCTGGCACGCCGGGCACGCCGGGCACCCCGACGACCCCGCCGGTCCCGAGCGATCCGCCGCCCAGCGTGCCACCACCGACCGGTCTCGTCGGCTGGGCCACCCAGAACGGCGGCACCACCGGCGGCGGCGGCGCACCGACCACCACCGTCAGCAACGCCTCGGCGCTTACCAGCGCCCTGAACGCGACAGGCGCCGCGGTGATCCGGGTGTCCGGCACGATCTCCTGCTCGGGCATGCTGCGGGTCCGGTCCAACAAGACCATCCTCGGCAACTCCGGCGCGACGATCGTCGGCTGCGGACTCAACGTCAGCGGTGACCGCAACGTCATCATCCGGAACCTGACCTTCCGGGACTGGAACGACGACGCGATAAACGTGCAGGAGTCGGCCACCAACATCTGGATCGACCACAACACCTTCAGCAACGGGTACGACGGCGCTGTCGACATCAAGCGCGGGTCGGACTTCGTCACGGTGTCGTGGAACCGGGTCTTCAACCACGACAAGACCATGCTGCTCGGCCACAGCGACGACAACGGCGCCCAGGACACCGGCCACCTGCGGGTGACCTACCACCACAACTGGTTCGACGGCAGCAGGCAGCGCAACCCCCGGGTGCGCTTCGGCAACCCGGTGCACGTCTACAACAACTACTACCGGGCCAACGGCGGCTACGGCGTGGCCTCCACCGAGAACGCCGGCGTGCTCGTCGAGGGCAACTACTTCGAGAACGTCAGCGACACGTACCACCTCGGCGAGGCCGACTCCGGGCCGGGCCGCCTGGTCGCCCGCAACAACCACTTCGTCAACTCACCCGCCGGGCAGACCGGCGGCAGCGTCGCCAGCATCCCGTACTCGTACCAACTGGACACCGCGAGCACCGTCAAGTCCATCGTGACGGCCGGCGCCGGCGCCGGTCGGATCACGGTCTGA